From Pongo pygmaeus isolate AG05252 chromosome 1, NHGRI_mPonPyg2-v2.0_pri, whole genome shotgun sequence, one genomic window encodes:
- the CD1B gene encoding T-cell surface glycoprotein CD1b produces MLLLPFQLLAVLFPGGNSEHAFQRPISFRVIQTSSFTNSTWAQTQGSGWLDDLQIHGWDSDSGTAIFLKPWSKGNFSDKEVAELEEIFRVYIFGFAREVQDFAGDFQMKYPFEIQGIAGCELHSGGAIVSFLRGALGGLDFLSVKNASCVPSPEGGSRAQKFCALLIQYQGIMETVRILLYETCPRYLLGVLNAGKADLQRQVKPEAWLSSGPSPGPGRLQLVCHVSGFYPKPVWVMWMRGEQEQQGTQLGDILPNANWTWYLRATLDVAAGEAAGLSCRVKHSSLEGQDIVLYWRNPTSTGSIVLAIIVPSLLLLLCLALWYMRRWSYQNIP; encoded by the exons ATGCTGCTGCTGCCATTTCAACTGTTAGCTGTTCTCTTTCCCGGTGGTAACAGTGAACATG CCTTCCAGCGGCCGATCTCCTTTCGTGTCATCCAGACCTCATCCTTTACCAACAGTACCTGGGCACAAACTCAAGGCTCAGGCTGGTTGGATGATTTGCAGATTCATGGCTGGGATAGCGACTCAGGCACTGCCATATTCCTGAAGCCTTGGTCTAAAGGTAACTTTAGTGATAAGGAGGTTGCTGAGTTAGAGGAGATATTCCGAGTCTACATCTTTGGATTCGCTAGAGAAGTACAAGACTTTGCCGGTGATTTCCAGATGAAAT ACCCCTTTGAGATCCAGGGCATAGCAGGCTGTGAGCTACATTCTGGAGGTGCCatagtaagtttcctgaggggaGCTCTAGGAGGATTGGATTTCCTGAGTGTCAAGAATGCTTCATGTGTGCCTTCCCCAGAAGGTGGCAGCAGGGCACAGAAGTTCTGTGCACTGCTCATACAATATCAAGGTATCATGGAAACTGTGAGAATTCTCCTCTATGAAACCTGCCCCCGATATCTCTTGGGCGTCCTCAATGCAGGAAAAGCAGATCTGCAAAGACAAG TGAAGCCTGAGGCCTGGCTGTCCAGTGGCCCCAGTCCTGGACCTGGCCGTCTGCAGCTTGTGTGCCATGTCTCAGGATTCTACCCAAAGCCCGTGTGGGTGATGTGGATGCGGGGTGAGCAGGAGCAGCAGGGCACTCAGTTAGGGGACATCCTGCCCAATGCTAACTGGACATGGTATCTCCGAGCAACCCTGGATGTGGCGGCTGGGGAGGCGGCTGGCCTCTCCTGTCGAGTGAAGCACAGCAGTTTAGAGGGCCAGGACATCGTCCTCTACTGGA gaaaccccacctccactggCTCAATTGTTTTGGCAATAATAGTGCCTTCCTTGCTCCTTTTGCTATGCCTTGCATTATGGTATATGAGGCGCTG GTCATATCAGAATATCCCATGA